One genomic segment of Tursiops truncatus isolate mTurTru1 chromosome 11, mTurTru1.mat.Y, whole genome shotgun sequence includes these proteins:
- the MPST gene encoding 3-mercaptopyruvate sulfurtransferase isoform X2: MASQQLFRALVSAQWVAEALRAPRAGQPLQLLDASWYLPKLGRDAHREFEERHIPGSAFFDIDQCSDRTSPYDHMLPRAAHFAEYAGRLGVSASTHVVVYDASDQGLYSAPRVWWMFRAFGHRTVSLLDGGLRNWLRQGLPLSAGKSRPEPSEFHAVLDPAYVKTYEDIKENLESRRFQVVDARAAGRFQGTEPEPREGIEPGHIPGTINIPFTEFMTKEGLEKSPEEIRRLFQDKKVDLSQPLVAMCGSGVTACHVALGAYLCGKPDVPLYDGSWVEWYMRAQPEDVISEGRGKTH; encoded by the exons ATGGCCTCGCAGCAGCTCTTCCGCGCGCTCGTGTCGGCGCAGTGGGTGGCCGAAGCGCTCCGGGCCCCGCGGGCCGGGCAGCCCCTGCAGCTGCTCGACGCCTCCTGGTACCTGCCCAAGCTGGGCCGCGACGCGCACCGCGAGTTCGAGGAGCGCCACATCCCGGGCTCCGCCTTCTTTGACATCGACCAGTGCAGCGACCGCACGTCGCCCTACGACCACATGCTGCCCAGGGCTGCGCACTTTGCCGAGTACGCGGGCCGCCTGGGCGTGAGCGCCTCTACCCACGTCGTGGTCTACGACGCCAGCGATCAGGGCCTCTACTCGGCGCCGCGTGTCTGGTGGATGTTCCGCGCCTTCGGCCACCGCACCGTGTCGCTTCTCGACGGCGGCCTCCGCAACTGGTTGCGCCAGGGCCTCCCGCTGAGTGCAGGCAAGAGCCGCCCAGAGCCCTCAGAGTTCCACGCGGTGCTGGACCCCGCCTACGTCAAGACGTACGAGGACATCAAGGAGAACCTCGAATCCCGGCGCTTCCAGGTGGTGGACGCCCGCGCCGCTGGCCGCTTCCAGGGCACCGAGCCCGAGCCCCGAGAAG GCATCGAACCCGGCCACATCCCTGGCACTATCAACATCCCCTTCACGGAGTTCATGACCAAGGAGGGCTTGGAGAAGAGCCCCGAGGAGATCCGCCGCCTCTTCCAGGACAAGAAGGTGGACCTGTCCCAGCCCCTGGTGGCCATGTGCGGCTCCGGCGTCACAGCCTGTCATGTGGCACTGGGGGCCTACCTCTGCGGCAAGCCCGATGTGCCCCTCTATGACGGCTCCTGGGTGGAGTGGTACATGCGCGCCCAGCCCGAGGATGTCATCTCCGAGGGCCGGGGGAAGACCCACTGA
- the MPST gene encoding 3-mercaptopyruvate sulfurtransferase isoform X1, whose translation MAEPGSREPETGTCSPGVAAAMASQQLFRALVSAQWVAEALRAPRAGQPLQLLDASWYLPKLGRDAHREFEERHIPGSAFFDIDQCSDRTSPYDHMLPRAAHFAEYAGRLGVSASTHVVVYDASDQGLYSAPRVWWMFRAFGHRTVSLLDGGLRNWLRQGLPLSAGKSRPEPSEFHAVLDPAYVKTYEDIKENLESRRFQVVDARAAGRFQGTEPEPREGIEPGHIPGTINIPFTEFMTKEGLEKSPEEIRRLFQDKKVDLSQPLVAMCGSGVTACHVALGAYLCGKPDVPLYDGSWVEWYMRAQPEDVISEGRGKTH comes from the exons ATGGCCGAACCCGGAAGCCGGGAGCCCGAGACTGGG ACCTGCAGCCCCGGTGTCGCCGCCGCCATGGCCTCGCAGCAGCTCTTCCGCGCGCTCGTGTCGGCGCAGTGGGTGGCCGAAGCGCTCCGGGCCCCGCGGGCCGGGCAGCCCCTGCAGCTGCTCGACGCCTCCTGGTACCTGCCCAAGCTGGGCCGCGACGCGCACCGCGAGTTCGAGGAGCGCCACATCCCGGGCTCCGCCTTCTTTGACATCGACCAGTGCAGCGACCGCACGTCGCCCTACGACCACATGCTGCCCAGGGCTGCGCACTTTGCCGAGTACGCGGGCCGCCTGGGCGTGAGCGCCTCTACCCACGTCGTGGTCTACGACGCCAGCGATCAGGGCCTCTACTCGGCGCCGCGTGTCTGGTGGATGTTCCGCGCCTTCGGCCACCGCACCGTGTCGCTTCTCGACGGCGGCCTCCGCAACTGGTTGCGCCAGGGCCTCCCGCTGAGTGCAGGCAAGAGCCGCCCAGAGCCCTCAGAGTTCCACGCGGTGCTGGACCCCGCCTACGTCAAGACGTACGAGGACATCAAGGAGAACCTCGAATCCCGGCGCTTCCAGGTGGTGGACGCCCGCGCCGCTGGCCGCTTCCAGGGCACCGAGCCCGAGCCCCGAGAAG GCATCGAACCCGGCCACATCCCTGGCACTATCAACATCCCCTTCACGGAGTTCATGACCAAGGAGGGCTTGGAGAAGAGCCCCGAGGAGATCCGCCGCCTCTTCCAGGACAAGAAGGTGGACCTGTCCCAGCCCCTGGTGGCCATGTGCGGCTCCGGCGTCACAGCCTGTCATGTGGCACTGGGGGCCTACCTCTGCGGCAAGCCCGATGTGCCCCTCTATGACGGCTCCTGGGTGGAGTGGTACATGCGCGCCCAGCCCGAGGATGTCATCTCCGAGGGCCGGGGGAAGACCCACTGA
- the TST gene encoding thiosulfate sulfurtransferase, which yields MVQQVLYRALVSTKWLAESVRAGRLGPGLRVLDASWYSPGTREARKEYLERHVPGASFFDIEECRDRASPYEMMLPSKAGFADYVGSLGISNDTHVVVYDGDDLGSFYAPRVWWMFRVFGHRTVSVLNGGFRNWLKEGHPVTSEPSRPEPAVFKATLDRSLLKTYEQVLENLESKRFQLVDSRAQGRYLGTQPEPDAVGLDSGHIRGSVNMPFMDFLMEDGFEKSPEELRAMFEAKKVDLAKPIIATCRKGVTACHIALAAYLCGKPDVAIYDGSWFEWFHRAPPETRVSQGKGGKA from the exons ATGGTTCAGCAGGTGCTGTACCGGGCGCTGGTCTCCACCAAGTGGCTGGCGGAGTCCGTCCGGGCTGGCAGGCTGGGCCCTGGCCTTCGAGTGCTGGACGCCTCCTGGTACTCGCCGGGCACCCGCGAGGCCCGCAAGGAATACCTAGAGCGCCATGTGCCCGGCGCCTCCTTCTTTGACATAGAGGAGTGCCGGGACAGAGCGTCGCCCTACGAGATGATGCTGCCCAGCAAGGCGGGCTTCGCCGACTACGTGGGCAGCCTGGGCATCAGCAACGACACGCACGTGGTGGTGTACGATGGTGACGACTTGGGCAGCTTCTATGCGCCGCGGGTCTGGTGGATGTTCCGCGTGTTTGGCCACCGCACTGTATCCGTGCTCAATGGTGGCTTCCGGAACTGGCTGAAGGAGGGCCACCCGGTGACATCTGAACCCTCACGCCCAGAGCCAGCTGTCTTCAAAGCCACACTGGACCGCTCCCTGCTCAAGACCTACGAGCAGGTGCTGGAGAACCTCGAATCGAAGAGGTTCCAGCTGGTGGATTCACGGGCCCAAGGGCGGTACCTGGGCACGCAGCCGGAGCCAGATGCAGTAG GACTGGACTCGGGCCACATCCGAGGCTCAGTCAACATGCCCTTCATGGACTTCCTGATGGAGGATGGCTTCGAGAAGAGCCCGGAGGAGCTCCGTGCCATGTTCGAGGCCAAGAAGGTGGACCTCGCAAAGCCCATCATCGCCACATGCCGAAAGGGTGTCACTGCCTGCCACATCGCCCTGGCCGCCTACCTCTGCGGCAAGCCCGATGTGGCCATCTATGACGGCTCCTGGTTCGAGTGGTTCCACCGGGCCCCCCCGGAGACCCGGGTGTCCCAGGGGAAAGGCGGGAAGGCGTGA